A single Methanocaldococcus bathoardescens DNA region contains:
- a CDS encoding radical SAM protein: MKVEEILENARKAFKLTTKYFGNTVTFERALFLGWYCNLKQPCKFCYMATQKDKIRDPRKARRRLESVLAEAILMKRIGWKLEFISGGYGYTPKEINDIAEMVAYVQKCKQYLNVGVVDLDNINLDVIEGVVGAVETVSKDRDEICPGKPLDKIKENLLKAKELGLKTGITIILGLGEKEEDIEKLLNLIEELDLDRITFYSLNPQKGTIFENKPSVTTIEYMNWVSSVRLNFPKIKIITGVWVDKIPMISPLIMSGSNVITKFPLFSVFGTKEAHWIEKEILATGRELLGTFTDIDALSGKKVLEKTPYIEEEINISKENIRRVEELRENINEKIESYVSKVLKRVV; the protein is encoded by the coding sequence ATGAAAGTTGAAGAAATATTAGAGAATGCAAGAAAGGCATTTAAACTAACAACAAAATATTTTGGAAATACAGTTACCTTTGAGAGGGCTCTTTTTTTAGGTTGGTACTGTAATCTAAAACAGCCATGCAAATTTTGCTACATGGCTACACAAAAAGATAAGATAAGAGACCCAAGAAAGGCAAGAAGAAGATTGGAAAGTGTTTTAGCTGAGGCAATTTTAATGAAAAGGATAGGATGGAAATTAGAGTTTATATCTGGTGGTTATGGCTATACACCTAAAGAAATAAATGATATTGCTGAAATGGTAGCTTATGTTCAAAAATGTAAGCAGTATTTGAATGTTGGAGTTGTTGATTTAGACAACATTAACTTAGATGTAATTGAAGGAGTTGTAGGGGCTGTTGAGACAGTTAGCAAAGATAGGGATGAAATCTGCCCAGGGAAGCCATTGGATAAGATAAAAGAAAATCTATTAAAAGCTAAAGAATTGGGTTTAAAGACAGGGATAACAATAATATTAGGATTGGGAGAAAAAGAAGAAGACATTGAGAAATTATTAAATTTAATTGAAGAATTAGATTTGGATAGAATTACTTTTTACTCTTTAAATCCACAGAAAGGGACGATATTTGAAAATAAGCCATCAGTAACTACAATAGAGTATATGAATTGGGTTTCTTCTGTTAGGTTGAATTTCCCAAAGATTAAGATTATTACAGGTGTTTGGGTTGATAAAATTCCAATGATAAGTCCATTAATTATGAGTGGCTCTAATGTTATAACCAAATTCCCACTATTCTCAGTATTTGGAACAAAAGAAGCTCATTGGATAGAGAAAGAGATTTTAGCTACAGGTAGAGAACTTTTAGGAACATTTACAGATATAGATGCTTTATCTGGAAAGAAAGTTTTAGAAAAAACTCCATACATAGAGGAAGAGATAAATATAAGTAAAGAAAATATTAGAAGAGTTGAAGAGCTTAGAGAAAATATAAATGAAAAAATAGAAAGCTATGTATCCAAAGTTTTGAAAAGGGTGGTTTAA
- a CDS encoding sulfide-dependent adenosine diphosphate thiazole synthase: MNIKDIKLNADEVKTAKAILKASFDMWMDVLEVDVAIAGAGPSGLTCARYLAKEGFKVVVLERHLAFGGGTWGGGMGFPHIVVEEPADEILREVGVKLIDAGDGYYVADSVEVPAKLAVAAIDAGAKILTGIVVEDLIMREDGVAGVVINSYAIEKAGLHIDPLTIKSKVVVDATGHDASVLNILVKKNKLEADVPGEKSMWAEKGENALLRNTREVYPNLFVCGMAANAAYGGYRMGAIFGGMYLSGKLCAELIAEKLKDKE, translated from the coding sequence ATGAATATAAAAGATATAAAGTTAAATGCAGATGAAGTTAAAACAGCTAAAGCTATATTAAAGGCAAGCTTTGATATGTGGATGGATGTTCTTGAGGTTGACGTTGCCATAGCTGGAGCTGGGCCGAGTGGTTTAACATGTGCAAGATACTTAGCTAAGGAAGGGTTTAAAGTAGTTGTCTTGGAGAGACATTTAGCATTTGGTGGAGGAACCTGGGGAGGAGGAATGGGCTTCCCACATATTGTTGTTGAAGAGCCAGCAGATGAGATATTGAGAGAGGTTGGAGTTAAGCTAATTGATGCTGGAGATGGCTATTACGTTGCAGATTCTGTTGAAGTTCCTGCTAAATTGGCTGTTGCAGCAATAGATGCTGGAGCTAAAATATTGACTGGAATTGTTGTTGAAGATTTGATTATGAGGGAAGATGGAGTTGCAGGAGTTGTTATAAACAGCTATGCAATTGAAAAAGCTGGATTACACATTGACCCATTAACTATAAAAAGTAAAGTTGTTGTTGATGCCACAGGACACGATGCATCTGTGCTAAACATTCTTGTTAAAAAGAATAAGTTAGAGGCAGATGTTCCTGGAGAGAAATCAATGTGGGCTGAGAAAGGAGAGAATGCATTATTAAGAAATACAAGAGAAGTTTATCCAAATCTATTTGTTTGTGGAATGGCTGCTAACGCAGCCTATGGTGGTTATAGAATGGGGGCAATATTTGGCGGAATGTATTTATCAGGGAAGCTTTGTGCTGAACTAATTGCCGAAAAACTAAAAGATAAAGAATAA